A window from Chryseobacterium vaccae encodes these proteins:
- a CDS encoding acyltransferase, producing MNPIKKFIEYQIFHRINNFFYPQYYRQKYEYMLPHVLFFQYTVPQKFLRINGKVPWPVHFTSEVRAYQNIKKGILCDPGDNPNIYIQANNGIIIGSNVGFGAGTSLISANHNHNDHSIHDKCPPITIGNNVFVGTNSVILPGVTIGDNVVIGAGSIVAKDIPSNSIAVGNPCRVIKQKEPYIEDFSQTVFNRKLPEGFNLKF from the coding sequence ATGAATCCGATTAAAAAATTTATTGAGTACCAGATATTTCACCGAATTAATAATTTTTTCTATCCGCAGTATTACCGTCAGAAGTACGAATACATGCTTCCTCATGTTCTTTTTTTTCAGTACACGGTTCCGCAGAAATTTCTGAGAATTAACGGAAAAGTCCCATGGCCGGTTCATTTCACTTCAGAGGTAAGAGCCTACCAGAATATTAAGAAAGGGATTTTATGCGACCCCGGAGACAATCCGAATATCTATATCCAGGCAAATAACGGTATCATTATCGGAAGCAATGTAGGATTTGGAGCCGGAACTTCTCTTATCTCTGCGAATCATAATCATAATGACCACAGCATTCACGATAAATGTCCACCGATTACCATCGGAAACAATGTATTTGTGGGAACCAATTCCGTAATTCTTCCGGGAGTTACCATAGGAGATAATGTAGTTATTGGAGCCGGTTCTATTGTTGCTAAAGATATTCCGTCGAATTCTATTGCCGTAGGAAATCCGTGTAGGGTGATCAAACAAAAAGAACCTTATATTGAGGACTTTTCCCAAACGGTTTTCAACAGAAAACTGCCTGAAGGCTTCAATTTAAAGTTCTAA
- a CDS encoding peptidylprolyl isomerase, giving the protein MAILGQIRSKPWLLMGVIALALLAFLVNPDSIDKVFGKNPDVLGKVNGEKITREEFNDQLFVLQQQADQQGRPKNGLEEQAWQLLVQSKLIKQQFEKLGFEMTDDYFWNQIQYDQMFAQNQQFFDEKGNFKTQELKKQVETLQSTDPQEYNQWMKTRKTIEYRLMARQVFANISGGITTGKKEAEELMKQRDQLADIDFVKIDYATYLQKTKINVSTQDLANYINQHPVMFKAEPSRNLGIVYFPSQPSAADDAAAQKEITKLYSGGTDASGGTENFQNTKNDSMFVMANSDMPFNAQYMKPNQLPQTIQAQIPTAAIGQVFGPYKEQNFYVVSKLLDKKTSDSTLSRHILIAFKGSPAGEGVTRSKEQAKKLADSIGAIVKANPGKFTDFIKLSNDPSSAAQGGSLGWTTPETPFVPEFLKFLAENPKGATGVVETQFGYHIINVEDKKSGAMSYKVANLVKEVKPSDATEAESDKKARKFIQQVQGKSFNDFVNIAKKGNYQFSNPKTAKRFDGQLQGLGTDKDGEILGWAFDKKRAKGDTEFFTVEGTGDKIVVYLNGKQEAGLADPESVRDQIEMIVKNKLAAKQISDKIAGAKASNLDQIAKLFASAKQSAQVNMLNPSVAGAMEPKVAGAAFGVAKGKLSNPIEGGTGVYVLIKKSETVNKQPGDLKQFTESITQRNSGMFGQAWMKSLQDNADIKDYRIEIWNKLGNQQQ; this is encoded by the coding sequence ATGGCAATTTTAGGACAGATTAGGAGTAAGCCTTGGCTATTAATGGGGGTGATTGCATTGGCGCTTTTAGCGTTTCTGGTGAACCCGGACAGTATCGACAAGGTTTTTGGTAAAAATCCTGATGTTTTAGGAAAAGTAAACGGTGAGAAAATCACCCGCGAAGAGTTCAATGACCAGCTTTTCGTGCTGCAGCAGCAGGCTGATCAGCAAGGCCGTCCAAAAAACGGACTTGAAGAGCAGGCTTGGCAGTTACTTGTACAATCTAAACTCATCAAGCAGCAGTTTGAGAAACTGGGCTTTGAAATGACAGATGATTATTTCTGGAATCAGATCCAGTACGACCAGATGTTTGCTCAGAATCAACAGTTCTTTGATGAGAAAGGTAATTTTAAAACACAAGAATTAAAAAAACAGGTTGAAACATTACAAAGCACCGATCCACAGGAATATAACCAGTGGATGAAAACCAGAAAAACAATCGAGTACAGATTGATGGCGAGACAGGTGTTTGCCAATATTTCAGGAGGGATCACTACAGGAAAGAAAGAAGCTGAAGAGCTGATGAAGCAGAGAGACCAGCTTGCTGATATTGATTTTGTAAAGATCGATTATGCTACTTACCTTCAGAAAACAAAGATCAATGTTTCTACACAGGATCTTGCAAACTATATCAATCAGCACCCTGTAATGTTCAAAGCTGAACCAAGCAGAAACCTGGGGATTGTATATTTCCCTTCTCAGCCTAGTGCAGCAGATGATGCAGCCGCTCAGAAAGAAATTACAAAATTGTATTCAGGAGGAACAGATGCGAGTGGAGGAACGGAGAATTTCCAGAACACGAAAAATGATTCGATGTTTGTAATGGCTAATTCTGATATGCCTTTCAATGCTCAGTATATGAAGCCTAACCAGCTGCCTCAGACTATTCAGGCGCAGATTCCTACAGCTGCTATCGGACAGGTTTTCGGACCTTACAAAGAGCAGAACTTTTATGTGGTTTCTAAGCTTTTAGATAAAAAGACTTCAGATTCTACCTTATCAAGACATATCCTTATTGCTTTCAAAGGAAGCCCTGCAGGGGAAGGTGTTACAAGATCTAAAGAACAGGCTAAAAAATTAGCAGACTCTATCGGAGCTATTGTAAAAGCAAATCCGGGTAAATTCACAGACTTTATCAAGCTTTCTAATGACCCTAGCTCTGCAGCACAGGGAGGAAGTTTAGGATGGACTACACCAGAAACTCCTTTCGTTCCGGAATTCCTTAAATTCTTAGCAGAGAACCCTAAAGGAGCTACAGGAGTAGTAGAAACTCAGTTTGGTTACCATATCATCAATGTTGAAGATAAAAAATCTGGTGCCATGAGCTATAAAGTGGCTAACCTTGTAAAAGAGGTGAAGCCTTCAGATGCTACAGAAGCAGAATCTGACAAGAAAGCAAGAAAATTCATTCAGCAGGTACAAGGGAAATCTTTCAACGATTTCGTGAACATTGCGAAAAAAGGAAATTACCAGTTCTCTAATCCTAAGACGGCTAAAAGATTTGACGGTCAGCTTCAGGGACTTGGTACTGATAAAGATGGTGAGATCCTGGGTTGGGCTTTTGATAAGAAAAGAGCTAAAGGAGATACAGAATTCTTTACTGTTGAAGGAACAGGAGATAAGATCGTAGTATATCTTAACGGAAAACAGGAAGCAGGTCTTGCAGATCCTGAATCAGTAAGAGATCAGATCGAAATGATTGTTAAAAATAAACTGGCTGCAAAGCAAATCTCTGATAAAATTGCAGGAGCTAAAGCTTCTAACTTAGATCAGATCGCTAAATTATTTGCATCTGCAAAACAATCTGCTCAGGTAAATATGCTTAACCCTTCTGTAGCAGGTGCTATGGAGCCTAAAGTAGCAGGTGCTGCATTTGGAGTGGCGAAAGGAAAACTTTCTAACCCTATTGAGGGAGGAACGGGAGTTTATGTACTGATCAAAAAGTCGGAAACAGTAAACAAACAACCTGGAGATCTTAAGCAGTTCACAGAATCTATTACTCAGAGAAACTCTGGTATGTTCGGACAGGCTTGGATGAAGAGCCTTCAGGATAATGCAGATATCAAAGATTACAGAATCGAGATCTGGAACAAGCTGGGTAATCAGCAACAATAA
- a CDS encoding AI-2E family transporter, whose amino-acid sequence MNFLRLPFLVNLTLVVISIIGLGYLLALGQSILAPFFLAFLMAMLFLPAATFMERRLRFPRSVSTMTSVFIMLAILSGLIYFFGSQLSDFSKDIPHLRDQVTTVFSSLQHWVSKTFNVKVDEQLDYINQGLNKLLSSSGVILGFTFGIFSSGFGFIVFFTLFFIFILNYRRILNNFIVTVFNEKHKSSVQEVVTEIRVMTKKYIFGLCLQVLIVSILTSIVLTVLGVKYAVLLAVLTGLLNVIPYLGICISLLISCFIAFATGTPSTCIYVAIGYIAVHIVDGNIVLPFVVGSKVKINALFSFIGIILGEHLWGIAGMFLCIPAIAIIKIIFERVEGLKPWGKLLGEEEKPNKKKKSYKISKNITLKEMD is encoded by the coding sequence ATGAACTTTCTCAGACTTCCATTCCTCGTCAATCTCACGCTTGTTGTTATTTCCATCATCGGACTTGGCTATCTGCTTGCACTGGGACAAAGCATTTTAGCACCCTTCTTTCTGGCTTTTTTAATGGCCATGCTCTTTCTTCCGGCTGCTACTTTTATGGAGAGAAGATTAAGGTTTCCAAGATCTGTATCCACTATGACCTCAGTATTTATCATGCTGGCGATTTTATCGGGGCTTATTTATTTTTTCGGATCACAGCTTTCTGATTTCAGTAAAGATATTCCTCATCTCAGGGATCAGGTAACTACAGTGTTCAGCAGCCTGCAGCACTGGGTTTCTAAAACATTTAACGTAAAAGTTGATGAACAGCTGGATTACATTAATCAGGGGTTGAATAAACTGCTTTCTTCTTCGGGTGTGATTCTCGGCTTTACTTTCGGAATATTTTCTTCCGGATTCGGGTTCATTGTATTCTTTACCCTGTTTTTCATCTTTATCTTAAATTACAGAAGGATTCTGAATAATTTTATTGTGACTGTGTTTAATGAGAAACATAAATCCAGCGTACAGGAGGTTGTCACTGAGATCCGTGTAATGACGAAAAAATATATTTTCGGACTCTGTCTGCAGGTTTTAATTGTTTCAATACTCACTTCTATTGTTCTTACTGTTTTAGGGGTAAAATATGCCGTTCTTCTGGCTGTACTGACAGGTTTATTGAATGTAATCCCCTATCTGGGCATTTGTATATCATTATTAATCTCTTGCTTTATTGCTTTTGCAACCGGCACACCTTCTACATGCATTTATGTCGCCATTGGATATATTGCCGTGCATATTGTTGACGGAAATATTGTTTTACCTTTCGTAGTAGGCTCTAAAGTAAAGATCAACGCTTTATTTTCTTTCATCGGAATTATTTTGGGCGAACACCTTTGGGGGATTGCAGGAATGTTCCTGTGTATCCCGGCTATCGCGATCATTAAAATTATTTTTGAAAGAGTGGAAGGGCTGAAGCCTTGGGGAAAATTGCTTGGAGAGGAAGAAAAGCCCAATAAAAAGAAAAAGAGCTACAAAATCTCCAAGAATATTACGTTGAAGGAAATGGACTGA
- a CDS encoding DoxX family protein: MKIVKFIICLLFGLMFINAGLNKFFQYSPMPKMTDEQLKIYAAFNEIGWLFPLVGIVEIIGGILFIFPKTRALGAIVILPVMVGIVLQNVYRDPSQVGIIMAVVLSLINIWMIIDNKEKYKNLVS; the protein is encoded by the coding sequence ATGAAAATCGTAAAGTTTATTATTTGCCTGTTGTTCGGTCTTATGTTTATTAATGCAGGGTTGAACAAGTTTTTTCAATATTCACCCATGCCTAAAATGACTGACGAACAGTTGAAAATTTACGCTGCATTCAATGAAATCGGCTGGCTGTTTCCATTAGTAGGTATTGTAGAGATCATTGGCGGTATATTATTCATCTTCCCCAAAACCAGAGCATTGGGTGCTATTGTAATTCTCCCTGTAATGGTTGGAATTGTTCTGCAAAATGTATACAGAGATCCAAGCCAGGTAGGTATCATCATGGCTGTTGTTCTTTCTCTAATCAATATCTGGATGATTATTGACAATAAAGAGAAGTATAAAAACTTAGTTAGTTAG
- a CDS encoding (Fe-S)-binding protein → MQIKTMAEYAAEGKSPEVLFWVGCAGSFDDRAKKITKAFCKILNKIGVEFAVLGQEESCTGDPAKRAGNEFVFQMMALTNIEVLNAYEVKKIVTACPHCFNTLKNEYPSLGGNYEVVHHTQFLKTLMEEGRLKIEGGAFKGKKITFHDPCYLGRANDEYEAPRILLEKLDAELVEMKRCRTNGLCCGAGGAQMFKEPEKGNKDINIERTEEALSFEPKVIATGCPFCNTMMTDGVKHFNKNTEVAVKDIVELLAEAEDL, encoded by the coding sequence ATGCAAATTAAAACAATGGCAGAATATGCTGCCGAAGGAAAATCCCCTGAAGTTTTATTTTGGGTTGGATGTGCCGGAAGTTTTGACGACCGTGCCAAAAAAATTACAAAAGCATTTTGCAAAATATTGAATAAGATAGGTGTTGAATTTGCCGTTCTGGGACAGGAAGAAAGCTGTACCGGTGACCCCGCAAAACGTGCAGGAAACGAATTTGTTTTCCAGATGATGGCCCTTACCAATATTGAGGTATTAAATGCCTATGAAGTGAAAAAAATCGTTACCGCGTGTCCACACTGTTTCAATACCCTGAAAAATGAATATCCTAGTCTTGGCGGGAATTACGAAGTGGTTCACCATACCCAGTTCCTTAAAACCCTTATGGAAGAAGGAAGATTAAAGATTGAAGGAGGGGCTTTCAAAGGAAAGAAAATTACGTTCCACGATCCATGTTACCTGGGAAGAGCCAATGATGAGTACGAAGCACCAAGAATACTTCTTGAAAAGCTGGATGCAGAGTTGGTAGAAATGAAACGTTGCAGAACAAACGGTCTGTGTTGTGGTGCAGGTGGCGCGCAGATGTTCAAAGAACCTGAAAAAGGAAATAAAGACATCAACATCGAAAGAACAGAAGAAGCATTATCTTTTGAGCCTAAAGTAATTGCCACCGGATGCCCTTTCTGTAATACAATGATGACGGATGGAGTGAAGCATTTCAATAAGAATACAGAAGTAGCCGTAAAAGATATTGTAGAACTTCTTGCTGAAGCGGAAGATTTATAA
- the lon gene encoding endopeptidase La, producing the protein MTKFEDMSLEEMISDGFDIVAEEINLSDFSETDKNSEQKVFPILPVRNMVMFPNVVIPITAGRKTSIQLLEEAQKNGDFIGIVSQKNSDLEQPDEKDIYQTGTLAKIIKIIKLPEGNITAITKGFHRFKIKKIVDTSPYFKAEITKLKDSRPKNKEEYEALLENIKDLALKIIELDPNIPNAANFAIKNISNNDDLLNFICTNASFSSLEKQRLLEEKNLMERANKCYEMMHEDFRKLELRNQIHQKTSKDLDKQQREYFLNQQIRTIQEELGGGPESDVEDLIIKAKAKKWNHEVEEHFQKEINRLQRQNPNSPDYNVQRNYLDFFTDLPWETYTKDVFDIAKAERILDKAHFGLEDIKKRILEHMAVLKLKNNMKSPILLLVGPPGVGKTSLGKSVADALGRKYVRLSLGGLHDESEIRGHRKTYIGAMAGRILQSIKKSGTSNPVIVLDEIDKIGQGLHGDPSSALLEVLDPEQNKSFYDNFLEMGYDLSKVMFIATANSLSTIQTPLLDRTEIIEIAGYTLEEKTEIAKRHLIKKQQEENGLDAKSFKLGNVELKHIIEAHTSESGVRTLEKRIASIARWTALQTALAKEYDPKISVEKVDEILGVPRPKSLSEITGVPGVVTGLAWTSVGGDILYIESILSNGKGALTMTGNLGTVMKESATIALEYIKAKHDELGIPQEDLDKKNIHVHVPEGATPKDGPSAGITMLTSMVSSFKNKKVKPHLAMTGEITLRGKVLPVGGIKEKLLAATRAGIKDVILCEANRKDVEEIKKDYLKNLTVHYVNRMEEVIDIAIEN; encoded by the coding sequence ATGACGAAATTTGAAGATATGAGTTTAGAGGAAATGATCAGCGATGGGTTTGATATTGTAGCTGAAGAGATCAATCTTTCAGACTTTTCGGAGACGGATAAGAATTCCGAGCAGAAAGTATTCCCTATTCTTCCCGTAAGAAATATGGTGATGTTCCCGAACGTGGTAATTCCTATCACAGCCGGAAGAAAAACATCAATACAACTTCTTGAAGAAGCTCAGAAAAACGGAGATTTCATTGGAATCGTAAGCCAGAAAAATTCAGATCTGGAGCAACCGGACGAGAAAGATATTTATCAAACCGGAACGCTTGCCAAGATCATTAAGATCATTAAACTTCCTGAAGGCAATATTACGGCTATTACAAAGGGATTTCACAGATTTAAAATAAAGAAGATAGTAGATACAAGCCCTTATTTTAAGGCTGAGATCACGAAACTAAAAGACTCCAGGCCTAAAAACAAGGAGGAATATGAAGCATTGCTGGAAAACATCAAAGATCTGGCCCTGAAAATCATAGAACTGGATCCGAACATCCCTAACGCAGCTAATTTTGCTATTAAAAATATCAGCAACAATGATGATCTTCTGAATTTCATATGCACCAATGCCAGTTTCTCATCCCTTGAGAAGCAAAGACTTCTTGAAGAAAAAAATCTGATGGAAAGAGCCAATAAGTGCTACGAAATGATGCATGAGGATTTCAGAAAGCTGGAGCTCAGAAATCAGATCCATCAGAAAACCTCTAAAGATCTTGATAAGCAGCAGAGAGAATATTTTCTGAACCAACAGATCAGAACCATCCAGGAAGAGCTTGGAGGCGGCCCTGAAAGTGATGTAGAAGACCTCATCATTAAAGCCAAAGCCAAAAAATGGAACCACGAGGTGGAAGAACATTTCCAGAAAGAGATCAACAGACTACAACGTCAGAATCCTAATTCCCCGGACTACAATGTACAAAGAAACTATCTTGATTTCTTTACAGATCTTCCATGGGAAACCTATACAAAAGATGTTTTTGATATTGCAAAAGCAGAAAGAATATTAGACAAAGCTCACTTCGGACTGGAAGACATCAAGAAAAGAATTCTTGAGCATATGGCTGTTTTAAAATTAAAAAACAATATGAAGTCTCCTATCCTATTGCTTGTAGGTCCTCCGGGAGTGGGGAAAACTTCTTTAGGAAAATCGGTTGCTGATGCATTAGGAAGAAAATATGTAAGATTATCTCTGGGTGGGCTTCATGACGAAAGTGAGATCCGCGGTCACAGAAAAACCTATATCGGAGCGATGGCCGGAAGGATTCTTCAATCCATCAAAAAATCGGGCACTTCCAATCCGGTGATTGTACTGGATGAAATTGACAAGATTGGGCAGGGGCTTCACGGAGACCCAAGTTCCGCATTGCTGGAAGTCCTTGACCCTGAACAAAATAAATCATTCTATGATAACTTCCTGGAAATGGGATATGACCTGTCTAAAGTAATGTTTATTGCTACTGCCAACTCTCTTTCCACCATTCAGACTCCACTTTTGGACAGAACGGAAATTATAGAAATTGCAGGATATACCCTGGAGGAAAAGACTGAAATTGCCAAAAGGCACCTCATCAAAAAACAGCAGGAAGAAAATGGACTTGACGCTAAATCCTTCAAGCTAGGCAATGTTGAGCTGAAACATATTATTGAAGCACACACTTCAGAAAGCGGGGTAAGAACTCTTGAAAAAAGGATTGCTTCTATTGCCAGATGGACAGCCCTTCAGACAGCTCTGGCAAAGGAATATGATCCGAAAATTTCAGTAGAAAAAGTAGATGAAATCCTTGGTGTCCCAAGACCAAAAAGCTTATCTGAAATCACGGGAGTTCCCGGTGTTGTAACAGGGCTTGCCTGGACCAGCGTAGGTGGAGATATCCTTTATATTGAAAGTATTCTAAGTAACGGAAAAGGAGCATTAACGATGACCGGAAACCTGGGAACCGTTATGAAAGAATCTGCAACGATTGCTTTAGAATATATCAAAGCCAAACATGATGAATTAGGCATTCCACAGGAAGATCTGGACAAGAAAAATATTCACGTCCATGTTCCGGAAGGAGCTACTCCAAAAGACGGCCCTTCTGCCGGAATCACAATGCTGACCTCAATGGTTTCTTCATTTAAAAACAAAAAAGTAAAACCTCATCTTGCAATGACTGGTGAAATTACTTTAAGAGGAAAAGTTCTTCCGGTAGGCGGAATCAAGGAGAAACTTCTTGCGGCAACCAGAGCAGGAATCAAGGATGTTATTCTTTGTGAAGCCAACAGAAAAGATGTGGAAGAAATCAAAAAGGATTATCTGAAAAACCTTACTGTACATTATGTAAACAGAATGGAGGAAGTCATTGATATTGCGATCGAAAATTAA
- a CDS encoding MlaD family protein — protein MKFSKELKAGVIALLAIVGFVLLFQFMKGRSLFTTDNIFYAKYDNVEGLAQSSAVSINGLKVGQVDKIIPQTSKDGKINFIVKITVDDKFEFSKNSTLEIFEPGLMSGKEMRVNLVYGGPTAKDGDTLKGAFKLGTLGSLSSQVGPVKDQLQTVLYRVDSLMANANQVVNAQNREEIRALLANLNKTVGALQTTAGSVNNLVGHNDPKLQKVLDNAAVTMESGKVTLDKYGNLAESIDTKKLNATIANLDATVGKLNQVIAGVDNGQGSLGKLMKDEQLYNNLNSASTNLNALIEDMKANPKRYINFSVFGKNNKD, from the coding sequence GTGAAGTTCAGTAAAGAATTAAAAGCTGGTGTGATCGCACTTTTGGCTATTGTAGGCTTTGTGTTGTTGTTTCAATTCATGAAGGGCAGAAGCCTTTTTACTACCGATAATATATTTTACGCGAAATATGATAATGTAGAAGGGCTGGCACAGTCTTCTGCGGTTTCTATCAATGGATTAAAGGTTGGGCAGGTTGATAAAATCATTCCCCAGACCTCCAAAGACGGGAAGATCAATTTCATCGTAAAGATTACGGTAGATGATAAATTCGAATTTTCCAAGAATTCAACTCTTGAGATTTTTGAGCCGGGGCTGATGTCCGGAAAAGAAATGAGAGTAAATCTTGTATACGGAGGTCCGACTGCAAAAGACGGAGATACGTTGAAGGGAGCTTTCAAACTGGGAACGCTGGGAAGTCTTTCGTCTCAGGTAGGCCCTGTAAAAGATCAGCTTCAGACCGTTCTGTATAGGGTGGATTCTTTGATGGCCAATGCCAATCAGGTCGTGAATGCACAGAACAGAGAAGAGATCAGAGCCCTTCTGGCCAATCTTAATAAAACCGTAGGCGCTTTACAGACTACTGCAGGAAGCGTAAACAACCTTGTAGGACATAATGATCCAAAACTTCAGAAAGTACTCGATAATGCAGCCGTTACCATGGAAAGCGGGAAAGTAACCCTGGATAAATACGGAAATCTTGCAGAAAGCATTGATACTAAAAAACTAAACGCTACGATTGCCAATCTGGATGCTACAGTAGGAAAACTGAATCAGGTGATTGCAGGAGTGGATAACGGACAGGGAAGCTTAGGAAAACTGATGAAGGATGAGCAGCTTTATAATAATCTGAACTCAGCTTCTACTAACCTCAATGCCCTGATTGAAGATATGAAAGCCAACCCTAAGAGATACATCAATTTCTCAGTTTTTGGAAAGAACAATAAAGACTAA
- a CDS encoding (Fe-S)-binding protein — MEYIDNIIFLILLVAGFGLFAKSLQKIYRNIKLGREINRSDRKSERWETMARVAMGQSKMVKRPVAGILHLFVYVGFIIINIELIEIIVDGLFGTHRFLASILGHGFYNFFTATLEVLALLVVIGVVVFFIRRNFYGVKRLTMKELFGWPKHDANWILIIEFALMMAFFKMNTADWVLQQRGLLPEHGSFPISSTVLAPIFNGFSDGFLFFTEKAAWWFHFVGILFFMNYLYYSKHLHIILAFPSTWFANLDKKGKFNNLDSVTKEIKLMMDPNADPYAAPAEGAEADVPSKFGAEDIFDLNQVQLLNAYSCTECGRCTSVCPANITGKKLSPRLILMKTRDRLEEVGKNIDKNGKFVDDGKKLLNDYITKEELWACTTCNACTEACPVLLDPLSIIFEMRRFLVMEQSAAPQELNLMMTNVENNAAPWQYNQADRLNWAND; from the coding sequence ATGGAGTACATTGATAACATTATTTTTCTGATCTTACTGGTTGCCGGATTCGGGCTGTTTGCCAAAAGCCTGCAGAAGATCTACAGAAATATTAAACTGGGAAGAGAAATCAACAGAAGCGACAGGAAATCGGAACGCTGGGAAACCATGGCCAGAGTGGCAATGGGGCAGAGCAAGATGGTAAAACGCCCTGTAGCTGGTATTCTTCACCTTTTTGTCTATGTAGGGTTCATTATCATCAATATCGAACTTATCGAGATTATTGTTGATGGATTGTTTGGAACCCATAGGTTTCTGGCTTCAATTCTGGGACATGGTTTCTATAATTTCTTTACAGCAACATTAGAAGTTCTGGCGTTGCTTGTTGTCATCGGTGTGGTGGTATTCTTTATCAGAAGAAACTTTTATGGGGTGAAAAGATTAACGATGAAAGAACTTTTCGGATGGCCGAAACATGATGCCAACTGGATTCTTATCATTGAATTTGCCCTTATGATGGCATTCTTCAAAATGAATACCGCAGACTGGGTTTTACAGCAAAGAGGTCTCCTTCCTGAGCATGGAAGTTTTCCAATCAGTTCTACTGTATTGGCACCAATCTTCAATGGTTTCAGTGACGGATTCCTGTTCTTCACAGAAAAAGCGGCGTGGTGGTTCCACTTTGTGGGAATCCTTTTCTTCATGAACTATCTTTATTATTCAAAACACCTGCATATTATCCTGGCATTTCCAAGTACATGGTTTGCCAACCTTGATAAAAAAGGAAAATTCAACAATCTTGATTCAGTAACCAAGGAAATTAAACTGATGATGGACCCTAATGCTGATCCTTACGCTGCTCCGGCAGAAGGAGCAGAAGCAGATGTTCCGTCGAAGTTTGGTGCTGAAGATATTTTCGACCTGAATCAGGTTCAGCTTCTGAACGCTTATTCCTGTACGGAATGCGGACGTTGTACTTCAGTCTGCCCGGCTAATATTACCGGAAAAAAACTATCTCCAAGATTGATCCTGATGAAAACCAGAGACCGACTGGAAGAAGTAGGAAAAAATATAGACAAGAACGGAAAATTCGTAGATGACGGCAAAAAACTTCTGAATGATTATATCACCAAAGAAGAACTTTGGGCGTGTACTACCTGTAATGCTTGTACAGAAGCCTGTCCGGTACTGCTTGATCCGCTTTCCATCATTTTCGAAATGAGAAGATTCCTTGTGATGGAACAGTCTGCTGCTCCGCAGGAATTAAATCTTATGATGACCAATGTGGAAAACAATGCTGCTCCTTGGCAGTATAACCAGGCCGACCGTCTGAATTGGGCTAATGACTAA